A stretch of the Methanobacterium veterum genome encodes the following:
- a CDS encoding DUF2341 domain-containing protein yields the protein MKIKIILLLCIIASSIITVGAIQEVWHSGNSEIKSLSSDGINIYAATPDNLKCLNPDGSQKWSKTYTINDNGQAIKINKYALIGTDDDLKALNLNDGSQRWTNYETLGINQVIKYIFTKQGYIIASNDNKAIVIDRETGENKTQVIEANTVCKPYSTQGLYLTGTSEGIQAYKSILLPDLYIKNTKLESGKVTATIENKGLSTAKSVVVKFFYRKSDGSLKTLHRNLGDIQEGQSRDAPLYGNITAGYVNVDPYYTVKELNEDNNQKYFTYNQQNNTNPGDNQSENTTTPEEEFWIEGFNYKSNVNIQYSGTTDLIDYTITKVLVNFEAGKMKTNFDDVRFVSGNQVLNYTLKSKIDSDKAYFDVKVPLIKGDSGTNITMFSGNANAVSLSNPDNTYLLYDHFEGTELNSSKWEITAGTPTISNSILTLSGTGSKGICSKNTFNAPIYFEAKSHMSGIYSQIGIGPDKDLSSKLIAIYGTVPSSNAVLYVANGSGYNMIGYNSLGGNDSIRGIGYYNHIVKGYENGELINGQIEGFDPEGPYYIEITGTYATQYVDYILARNYIYPEPTLGNWGSWISKT from the coding sequence GTGAAGATTAAAATAATTCTACTTTTGTGTATAATAGCAAGTTCTATAATTACGGTTGGGGCAATACAAGAAGTTTGGCACTCTGGAAACAGTGAAATAAAATCATTAAGCAGTGATGGAATTAATATATACGCTGCAACACCTGATAACTTAAAATGTTTAAATCCTGACGGATCTCAAAAATGGTCAAAAACTTATACAATTAATGATAACGGACAAGCCATAAAAATTAATAAATACGCATTAATAGGAACAGATGACGATTTAAAAGCTTTAAACTTAAATGATGGTTCTCAAAGATGGACAAACTATGAAACATTAGGAATAAATCAAGTAATTAAATATATTTTCACAAAACAAGGATATATAATAGCTTCAAACGATAATAAAGCGATAGTTATTGATAGAGAAACAGGAGAAAACAAAACACAAGTAATAGAAGCTAATACAGTATGTAAACCTTATTCAACACAAGGACTTTATTTAACAGGCACAAGCGAAGGAATACAAGCATATAAAAGTATTTTATTACCTGATTTATACATTAAAAATACTAAATTAGAATCTGGAAAGGTTACAGCAACAATAGAGAACAAAGGATTAAGCACAGCAAAAAGTGTAGTAGTAAAATTCTTTTATAGAAAATCCGATGGATCTTTAAAAACACTTCATAGGAATTTAGGAGATATTCAAGAAGGACAATCAAGAGACGCACCACTTTATGGAAATATAACAGCGGGATATGTAAATGTAGACCCTTATTACACAGTTAAGGAATTAAACGAAGACAATAATCAGAAATACTTTACATACAATCAGCAGAATAACACAAACCCTGGAGATAACCAGTCAGAGAATACAACAACACCCGAGGAAGAATTTTGGATTGAAGGATTTAATTATAAATCAAATGTAAATATACAGTATTCAGGAACAACTGATTTAATTGATTATACAATAACAAAGGTATTAGTCAATTTTGAAGCAGGGAAAATGAAAACTAATTTTGATGATGTAAGGTTTGTATCAGGAAATCAAGTATTAAATTATACTCTAAAATCTAAAATAGATAGTGATAAAGCATATTTTGATGTAAAAGTACCATTAATTAAAGGAGATTCAGGAACAAATATAACAATGTTTTCAGGAAATGCAAACGCAGTAAGCTTGTCAAATCCAGATAACACATACTTATTATATGATCACTTCGAAGGAACAGAATTAAACTCATCAAAATGGGAAATAACAGCAGGAACACCAACAATAAGCAATAGTATTCTAACATTATCAGGTACAGGTTCAAAAGGAATATGTTCTAAAAACACATTTAACGCACCAATATACTTTGAAGCAAAAAGTCACATGTCCGGAATCTATTCACAGATAGGAATCGGGCCAGATAAAGATTTAAGCAGTAAATTAATAGCTATCTATGGAACAGTTCCAAGCTCAAATGCAGTATTATACGTTGCTAATGGTTCAGGTTACAACATGATAGGTTATAACTCATTAGGCGGAAATGACAGTATAAGGGGAATAGGATATTATAATCATATAGTAAAAGGTTATGAGAACGGAGAACTAATAAATGGACAGATAGAAGGATTTGACCCCGAAGGACCTTATTACATAGAAATAACTGGAACTTATGCAACTCAATACGTAGATTATATCCTTGCAAGAAATTACATATATCCTGAGCCAACTTTAGGAAACTGGGGATCCTGGATTTCAAAAACTTAA